A region of Hoplias malabaricus isolate fHopMal1 chromosome 12, fHopMal1.hap1, whole genome shotgun sequence DNA encodes the following proteins:
- the LOC136710670 gene encoding aryl hydrocarbon receptor-like has product MLDNDRYAGKKRKKPVPKQKPVIDATKSNPSKRHRDRLNGELDRLTNMLPFPEDVRSRLDKLSVLRLSVGYLKVKSFFNATMKKKSLEFPTGNGLDMNELDTMGLSEGELLLQALNGFVLVVTAEGYVFYASPTIQDYLGFHQSDMVHQSVFEFIHVEDRAIFRRQLHFALNLNLVDMDTEGEGMQSSSDITRNIVTYDPQHIPPENSSFLERAFVCRFRCLLDNSSGFLKLNFQGRLKFVHGQNMKAEDGTLVQPQLALFAIATPVQPPAIVEIRTKTILFQTKHKLDFTPLGIDSRGKVVLGYSEVELCMKGTGYQFIHAADMMYCADNHIRMIKTGESGMTVFRLLTKDGEWLWVQANARLVYKGGRPEFIIARQRALVNAEGEEHLRQRRLQLPFSLTTGVAILYDTFPSLDIMNPENTIKEPSIQNGINQNALDPSSILASMQIQDKTIYQRPPEAELNVDDAFKDSWALFNVPSNTVQEEAVKEEEDAVVSMIDALEQLAQDGDICSALQQIEVDSTGLKEWENALLRMASESSSNEKALSLDEILSNDIFSYVEDALYKEMNKDSFPKLKTPTAAKTNQFGGQSGHSGQYPAPMVNSGFTTGHSFGSRGIVKPDLNKLDFAMAKQETDSVLNAHGSALGNTKMGHGIAGYQEGTSLKNILNHLSQTDLFTFGSKELYTPAQKYLGQQTTSNTFSIIPTSGWEPQQTVQNGRKENIQTSTVPSCQFVPHPINQTPQMHHLQNGFHQSSQPTMHNGNKMVLGAENHSPFLSTYKNCVSSSVRSSCTHLPNFPQQSQMQPSQQLQQSLPEQPCPGLVPESYQNVEAAAFPLTHLLPQCSPSSSNECSNSPDNVYLSPVDRLATNHCSPRSSCMFESHSPLTNADQLHPQAQAVTITSCCKNATLNNQSPPQASCYFQWMPNEPVVGTSSIPQEDACISPPSCHMVADITPSNGQSIFQQYHGCNGQTQVVNPPVDHGSPFSIPPLTNGLYRSENSKTNCCNL; this is encoded by the exons CCACCATGAAGAAAAAGAGTTTAGAGTTTCCCACAGGAAATGGCCTAGATATGAATGAACTGGACACCATGGGCCTCTCAGAGGGCGAGCTCCTTCTTCAG GCTCTCAATGGTTTTGTGTTGGTGGTAACTGCAGAAGGATATGTCTTCTATGCATCTCCCACCATTCAGGATTACCTTGGTTTCCATCAG TCTGATATGGTCCACCAGAGTGTATTTGAATTCATCCATGTTGAGGACAGAGCCATTTTCCGCAGGCAGCTCCATTTCGCTCTCAACCTGAATTTAGTCGATATGGACACGGAAGGTGAAG GTATGCAAAGCAGCAGTGACATCACCAGAAATATTGTGACCTACGACCCACAGCACATCCCACCAGAGAATTCCTCATTTCTCGAGAGGGCCTTCGTGTGCCGCTTTCGATGTCTCCTGGACAACTCATCTGGATTTCTG AAACTGAACTTTCAGGGAAGGCTGAAGTTTGTCCATGGACAGAATATGAAGGCCGAGGATGGCACACTTGTCCAGCCACAGCTTGCTCTTTTTGCCATTGCCACTCCAGTCCAGCCACCAGCGATCGTAGAGATCCGCACAAAGACAATCCTTTTTCAGACCAAGCATAAGTTGGACTTTACTCCTTTAGGCATTGACTCCAG GGGCAAAGTTGTATTGGGTTACTCGGAAGTAGAGCTGTGCATGAAAGGGACTGGTTATCAGTTTATTCATGCGGCTGATATGATGTACTGCGCAGACAATCATATCCGAA TGATAAAGACCGGAGAGAGTGGAATGACAGTTTTCCGACTGCTAACCAAGGATGGAGAATGGTTATGGGTCCAGGCCAATGCCAGGCTTGTGTACAAAGGTGGACGTCCTGAGTTTATAATCGCTCGTCAGCGTGCCTTGGT TAATGCTGAAGGAGAGGAGCACCTGCGCCAGAGGAGATTACAACTTCCTTTTAGCCTTACCACAGGAGTGGCAATTCTTTACGATACCTTTCCCAGTCTTGATATAATGAACCCTGAAAATACCATCAAAGAGCCCTCCATTCAGAATGGGATTAACCAGAATGCTTTGGATCCAAGCTCAATCCTTGCTTCCATGCAGATACAGGACAAGACTATTTATCAGCGACCCCCAGAGGCAGAGTTAAATGTAGATGATGCGTTCAAAGACAGCTGGGCTCTCTTCAATGTGCCCAGTAATACAGTGCAAGAAGAAgctgtgaaggaggaggaggacgctGTTGTGTCCATGATTGATGCTTTGGAACAGTTGGCTCAAGATGGAGACATCTGCAGTGCCCTGCAACAAATCGAAGTGGACAGCACAGGGCTGAAGGAGTGGGAAAACGCTCTTTTGAGGATGGCCAGTGAAAGCAGTAGCAATGAGAAAGCTCTAAGTCTTGATGAAATTCTCTCCAATGATATATTCTCCTATGTGGAAGATGCTTTATACAAGGAGATGAATAAGGATTCTTTCCCCAAGCTGAAGACCCCAACAGCAGCCAAAACCAACCAATTTGGAGGGCAATCGGGGCACTCTGGCCAGTATCCAGCACCTATGGTGAATTCTGGATTCACCACAGGTCACAGCTTTGGAAGCAGAGGAATAGTGAAACCAGATTTAAATAAACTGGACTTTGCAATGGCTAAGCAAGAAACAGACTCAGTGTTAAATGCCCATGGGAGTGCGCTGGGAAACACTAAAATGGGACATGGAATTGCAGGGTATCAGGAGGGTACGTCCTTGAAGAATATCCTAAACCATTTATCACAGACGGATCTCTTTACATTTGGCAGCAAAGAATTATACACCCCCGCCCAGAAGTATTTGGGTCAACAAACAACAAGCAACACTTTCAGCATTATTCCTACCAGTGGTTGGGAGCCACAGCAAACTGTCCAAAAtggcagaaaagaaaatatacaaACCTCTACAGTGCCCTCCTGCCAGTTTGTGCCCCATCCTATAAATCAGACCCCACAGATGCATCATTTGCAAAATGGCTTCCATCAGTCAAGCCAGCCAACAATGCACAATGGCAATAAAATGGTTTTGGGTGCAGAGAATCATAGTCCCTTCTTGTCAACGTACAAGAATTGCGTATCCTCTTCCGTAAGATCCTCTTGCACACATCTCCCAAATTTCCCCCAGCAGAGCCAAATGCAGCCTTCACAGCAATTGCAGCAGTCATTACCAGAACAGCCTTGTCCAGGCCTTGTACCTGAGAGTTATCAGAACGTGGAAGCTGCTGCATTTCCTCTCACACATCTCTTGCCACAGTGCTCTCCAAGCTCCAGTAACGAATGCAGTAACTCCCCCGATAATGTGTACCTGTCACCCGTGGATAGACTGGCCACTAACCACTGCTCACCGCGCAGCAGTTGCATGTTCGAGAGCCACTCGCCACTCACAAACGCAGATCAGCTGCACCCTCAGGCCCAAGCAGTTACCATCACATCATGCTGCAAGAACGCAACACTTAACAACCAGAGTCCTCCACAGGCGTCCTGTTATTTTCAGTGGATGCCAAATGAGCCTGTGGTGGGTACATCCTCAATTCCTCAAGAAGATGCCTGCATCAGTCCTCCGTCTTGTCATATGGTTGCTGATATTACTCCCAGTAATGGTCAAAGCATATTTCAGCAATACCATGGCTGCAATGGACAGACACAG GTCGTAAACCCTCCTGTTGATCACGGATCTCCTTTTTCCATTCCTCCACTCACCAATGGATTATATCGTTCTGAGAACAGCAAGACAAACTGCTGCAACCTCTGA
- the ndufa10 gene encoding NADH dehydrogenase [ubiquinone] 1 alpha subcomplex subunit 10, mitochondrial translates to MALRVGRLFVGTVLFRAGSSPQLAGVHTSAVRNLRYGWWAYALGERTTPRFKENSKIFSIDGNLASGKGALAQKLADRLGMLYMPEPDVHYLDKMTGEKALLDSAFNGNCSLEKFYVDPKANDGNSYRLQSWMYLMRLLQYSDAIEHLLTTGQGVILERSPFSDQVFVDTMFQQGYIRKECVEHYKEIKNISICEFLAPHLVIYVDCPAEEVQKKLKASGKPYLQNVPISYLQTIETSYKKSFLPKISEESEVLTYDTTQAHDIEKIAEDIEYLKFEKGRWVEQDDVTFHHMRMLVEDKQRVANMTTIARYIPEVTIGAHEFDKSYYSFKSLPGKRYAEGYNEDAGDKGIWLK, encoded by the exons ATGGCGCTGCGGGTTGGGCGGCTGTTCGTCGGCACAGTGTTGTTCCGAGCGGGTTCGTCTCCACAACTG GCTGGAGTCCACACATCTGCAGTGAGAAATCTTCGATATGGCTGGTGGGCTTATGCTCTGGGTGAGAGAACAACTCCCAGGTTCAAAGAAAACAGCAAAATCTTCAGCATAGATGGGAACCTGGCATCTGGAAAGGGAGCGCTGGCACAAAAACTGGCTGATCGTCTGG GGATGCTCTACATGCCTGAGCCTGATGTGCATTACCTCGATAAAATGACCGGAGAGAAGGCCCTTCTGGACTCAGCTTTTAATGGAAACTGCAGTTTGGAGAAGTTCTATGTGGATCCCAAAGCTAACGATGGTAACTCGTATCGGTTGCAGAGCTGGATGTACCTGATGAGGCTCCTGCAGTACTCTGATGCCATCGAGCATCTTCTTACCACAG GCCAAGGAGTCATCCTGGAACGTTCTCCGTTTAGTGACCAGGTGTTTGTGGACACCATGTTCCAGCAAGGCTACATTAGGAAAGAGT GTGTGGAACATTACAAGGAGATTAAGAACATAAGCATCTGTGAGTTCTTGGCCCCACATCTCGTCATCTATGTTGATTGTCCTGCTGAGGAGGTCCAGAAGAAACTCAAAGCTTCTGGAAAA CCATATCTCCAGAACGTACCCATCTCATACCTTCAAACCATTGAGACGTCATACAAGAAGAGTTTCCTGCCCAAGATCAG tgaggAGAGTGAAGTTCTCACTTATGATACAACACAAGCCCACGATATTGAGAAG ATTGCAGAGGATATTGAATACCTGAAGTTTGAGAAAGGTCGGTGGGTAGAGCAGGATGATGTCACCTTCCATCACATGAGAATGCT gGTGGAAGATAAACAGAGGGTAGCCAATATGACAACAATCGCAAGATATATCCCAGAAGTCACCATTGGTGCTCATGAGTTTGACAAAAGCTACTACTCCTTCAAATCT